From a single Intestinibaculum porci genomic region:
- a CDS encoding GNAT family N-acetyltransferase, protein MANYEGYNSNFVNMMMWNHEYHVEYEIHEHFCVMLHNFKGTRYFAMPFTSPDYLKEAVDYMVQYAKDNHFNFMIDFAVPSFIENMKKIYGDHFMFERERDQDDYIYDRQMLETLSGKKMQKRRNHYKNFVKDYPNHEYRALSVDRDFNLILDSLTRWEDDQEASESLLSEVYAILYLLSSDHLLDIKMGGIFIDGELKAFTIASPLNHSTIQMHIEKADKNIRGLYPAICKEFLEHEFPGFQYVNREEDMGLDNLRQAKMQLHPCMMIEKSRVFINDSSMAIANREDLEDVKTLWLDRFEDEDEVSTDFYFTHVYPHAQTYIMRFHNQLVCAITIEHMAIKDHENSYYIMGVATNRKFEHQGCMKKLFQYLLKDYPNDRLYLTAYHPDIYKSLGFKETAYLKRIKLQKSAYRGETDIKVIYEFNHLSDLYQDYVQDFAEYRLRDDDYYAHFLIPRTVAFKQKMATFAKDHEQVGYMIYEETEEELHITEFIYVKDALKDILTYLANTYNKRVIIDSDEQADIEGKSELINAMMCNQDEHDPHNFVNEVY, encoded by the coding sequence ATGGCCAATTACGAAGGTTACAACTCGAACTTTGTGAATATGATGATGTGGAATCATGAATATCATGTTGAATATGAAATTCATGAGCATTTTTGTGTGATGTTGCACAACTTTAAAGGAACGCGCTATTTTGCCATGCCTTTTACATCACCGGATTATCTAAAAGAAGCCGTCGATTATATGGTTCAGTATGCGAAAGACAATCATTTTAATTTTATGATTGATTTTGCTGTTCCTTCTTTTATTGAAAATATGAAGAAGATTTATGGCGATCACTTTATGTTTGAACGTGAACGTGATCAGGATGATTATATTTATGATCGTCAAATGTTAGAAACGTTATCTGGAAAAAAGATGCAGAAGCGTCGTAATCACTACAAAAACTTTGTCAAAGATTATCCAAATCATGAATACCGCGCTTTATCCGTTGATCGTGATTTTAACCTGATCTTAGATTCTTTAACCCGCTGGGAAGATGATCAGGAAGCTTCAGAATCCTTATTATCAGAAGTTTATGCAATTCTTTATCTGCTTTCTAGTGATCATCTTTTAGATATTAAGATGGGAGGCATCTTTATTGATGGGGAACTGAAAGCTTTTACGATTGCCTCACCGCTCAATCATTCCACTATTCAAATGCATATTGAAAAAGCTGATAAAAATATCCGTGGTCTTTATCCCGCGATCTGTAAAGAATTTTTGGAACATGAATTTCCTGGCTTTCAGTATGTTAACCGTGAAGAGGATATGGGCTTAGACAATTTACGTCAGGCTAAAATGCAGCTGCATCCCTGTATGATGATTGAAAAATCACGTGTTTTCATCAATGACTCTTCAATGGCTATTGCCAATCGTGAAGATTTGGAAGATGTGAAAACTTTATGGTTAGATCGTTTTGAAGATGAGGATGAAGTGTCAACCGATTTCTACTTTACCCATGTCTATCCTCATGCCCAGACTTATATTATGCGTTTCCATAACCAGCTAGTCTGTGCCATTACGATTGAACATATGGCCATCAAAGATCACGAAAACAGCTACTATATTATGGGAGTAGCCACCAATCGGAAGTTTGAACATCAGGGCTGCATGAAAAAATTATTCCAGTATCTGCTTAAAGACTATCCAAATGATCGCCTCTATTTAACTGCATATCATCCTGACATTTATAAGTCTTTAGGCTTTAAGGAAACAGCTTATCTAAAACGCATTAAGCTGCAGAAAAGTGCTTATCGCGGCGAGACTGACATTAAGGTCATCTATGAGTTTAATCATTTAAGTGACTTATATCAGGATTATGTTCAAGACTTCGCTGAATATCGTTTGCGCGATGATGATTATTATGCACATTTTCTCATTCCGCGTACCGTTGCCTTTAAACAAAAAATGGCGACCTTCGCAAAAGATCATGAGCAGGTTGGTTATATGATTTATGAAGAAACGGAAGAGGAATTACATATTACCGAATTTATTTATGTCAAAGATGCTTTAAAAGATATTCTCACTTATTTAGCGAATACGTATAATAAACGTGTCATCATCGATAGCGATGAACAGGCTGATATTGAAGGCAAAAGTGAACTGATCAACGCTATGATGTGTAATCAGGATGAACATGATCCTCATAATTTTGTTAATGAAGTATATTGA
- the purF gene encoding amidophosphoribosyltransferase: MISNDLAELHEECGVFGIYGDPNAARLTYYGLHALQHRGQEAAGICVKRHHLHIHKGEGLVTEVFSADKIDELAGDAAIGHVRYSTAGGGGILNVQPFLFKTLDGDMGICHNGNLVNANVLKRKLEDQGSIFNSQSDTEVLGHLIKRNYGHFIDRLCASLRELDGAFAFLVLLESGLYAARDKYGLRPLSIGQLPSGAYVLASETCAFDIIGAKFVRDVLPGEVIRIRKGEIKSCFYTRSPKDVSDHLCAMEYIYFSRPDSNLEGINVHAARKRAGKVLFEESPAEADVVIGVPDSSLSAATGYAEASGIPYEMGLIKNKYVGRTFIQPTQELRELGVRMKLSAVHSIVQGKRVVMVDDSIVRGTTSKRIVALLKEAGATEVHVRIASPAIKFPCFYGVDTSTLEELISHRMDVDALCDYIQADSLAFISVEGLSKSVRGENGDALCCSCFTGDYVTKLYDSFDKANKDRK, from the coding sequence ATGATTAGTAATGATTTAGCAGAATTACATGAAGAATGTGGTGTATTTGGTATCTATGGTGATCCCAATGCAGCACGCTTAACTTACTATGGCTTACATGCTCTCCAGCATCGTGGTCAGGAAGCTGCTGGTATTTGTGTCAAAAGACATCACCTGCATATTCATAAAGGTGAAGGTCTGGTAACGGAAGTTTTTAGCGCTGATAAAATTGACGAATTAGCAGGTGACGCAGCTATTGGTCATGTCCGTTATTCGACAGCCGGCGGAGGTGGTATTCTTAATGTACAGCCTTTCTTATTCAAAACCCTTGATGGTGATATGGGGATCTGCCATAACGGCAACCTCGTCAATGCCAATGTTTTAAAGAGAAAACTCGAAGATCAGGGTTCGATCTTTAATTCCCAGAGTGATACCGAAGTACTCGGTCACTTGATCAAACGTAACTATGGCCATTTCATTGATCGCTTATGCGCTTCATTACGTGAACTTGATGGCGCTTTTGCGTTTTTAGTGTTATTAGAAAGCGGCCTTTATGCAGCGCGTGATAAATATGGCTTACGTCCATTATCCATCGGTCAGCTGCCAAGCGGGGCATATGTACTCGCTTCTGAAACTTGCGCTTTTGATATCATTGGTGCAAAATTTGTCCGTGATGTTTTACCAGGCGAAGTGATCCGTATCCGTAAAGGTGAAATCAAATCTTGTTTCTATACCAGATCACCTAAAGACGTATCCGATCATTTATGTGCGATGGAATACATCTATTTCTCGCGCCCGGACTCAAACTTAGAAGGTATTAACGTTCATGCGGCGAGAAAACGTGCTGGAAAGGTCTTATTTGAAGAATCTCCAGCCGAGGCAGATGTCGTCATCGGGGTACCAGATTCATCATTATCTGCCGCTACAGGTTATGCTGAAGCTTCTGGCATTCCTTATGAAATGGGTCTTATCAAAAACAAATATGTCGGCCGTACCTTCATTCAGCCAACTCAGGAATTACGTGAATTAGGGGTCCGGATGAAATTATCGGCAGTGCATTCAATTGTTCAGGGCAAACGGGTGGTTATGGTTGATGACTCCATTGTCCGTGGGACAACGTCTAAACGAATCGTCGCTTTATTAAAAGAAGCCGGAGCGACCGAAGTGCATGTCCGCATTGCTTCACCAGCGATCAAATTCCCATGTTTCTATGGGGTGGATACATCAACACTTGAAGAACTGATTTCTCACCGTATGGATGTGGATGCCTTATGTGATTATATCCAGGCAGATTCATTAGCCTTCATTTCTGTCGAAGGTTTAAGTAAATCGGTTCGCGGAGAAAATGGGGATGCGTTATGCTGCTCATGCTTTACCGGTGATTATGTCACTAAACTGTATGACTCATTTGATAAAGCCAATAAAGATCGTAAGTAG
- a CDS encoding DUF975 family protein: MNRQVLKAQAKDVLRNHYWPMVGLSVLLMIFGGGSGSANTIRAVFTDDNSIALATYSTIVGMLIGVFVVNPLTVGVNRYMIRISRGEQARFEDVIYAFHHNYFNVVKIMLMEVVFILLWSLLLVIPGIYKAFEYSMIPYLLAEDSSLSQKEAFATTKRIMSGHIGDYFVLTLSFFLWYFLGALTFGILYIFYVVPYVNLTYTQFYLLLTKLPEDNTFVNINNQNTDLS; encoded by the coding sequence ATGAACAGACAGGTTTTAAAAGCACAGGCCAAAGATGTTTTAAGAAATCATTACTGGCCCATGGTCGGCTTAAGCGTCTTATTAATGATTTTTGGCGGCGGCAGCGGTTCGGCCAATACCATCCGCGCAGTCTTCACCGATGACAACAGCATCGCCTTAGCGACGTATAGTACGATCGTGGGAATGTTAATAGGGGTATTTGTCGTGAATCCTTTAACGGTTGGTGTGAACCGTTATATGATCCGTATTTCACGCGGTGAACAGGCCCGTTTTGAAGATGTCATTTACGCGTTTCATCATAATTATTTCAATGTTGTGAAAATCATGCTGATGGAAGTTGTTTTTATCCTTTTGTGGAGTTTACTGCTTGTTATTCCTGGCATTTACAAAGCCTTTGAATACAGCATGATTCCTTATTTACTTGCGGAAGATAGCAGTTTATCGCAAAAAGAAGCTTTTGCGACAACAAAGCGGATCATGAGCGGTCATATTGGGGATTACTTTGTGTTGACGCTCTCCTTTTTCTTATGGTACTTCCTCGGCGCTTTAACTTTTGGTATTTTATACATTTTCTATGTTGTTCCGTATGTTAATTTAACGTATACACAGTTTTATTTATTACTTACTAAATTGCCAGAAGACAATACGTTTGTAAACATTAACAATCAAAATACTGATCTTTCTTAA
- a CDS encoding transposase family protein, producing MDYTQLAINTQSKNTIIDDGYLKIPNTLTGFINTDTEIEDDPKKADHKIIVYKGIQTVSDEDRICECCGAHMYKNMICAPTRIKHFSYGPTSTVVEVSLNQMQCTNPECNATKMQGVPFKAKHHRITKALEEFIEKLLGRASFTLKSISELTGVGKNIVKAIDLRRLKRLYTVDGKTLRKPQKFCKYLGIDEFKLHNGYKYATHIIDMETGNVL from the coding sequence ATGGATTATACACAATTAGCTATTAACACTCAATCTAAAAATACAATCATTGATGATGGATATCTGAAGATTCCTAACACATTAACTGGGTTTATTAATACTGACACTGAAATTGAAGATGATCCTAAGAAAGCCGATCACAAGATCATTGTCTATAAGGGCATTCAGACTGTTTCGGATGAGGATAGAATTTGTGAGTGCTGTGGTGCTCACATGTACAAGAACATGATCTGCGCTCCTACAAGAATCAAGCACTTCAGCTACGGCCCAACAAGCACGGTTGTGGAAGTCAGCCTTAATCAGATGCAGTGTACAAATCCTGAATGTAATGCTACAAAGATGCAGGGTGTTCCATTCAAGGCAAAGCACCATCGCATTACTAAGGCTCTTGAAGAATTCATTGAAAAGCTCCTCGGCAGAGCCTCATTCACTCTTAAGAGCATCTCAGAGCTTACAGGAGTTGGTAAGAATATTGTTAAGGCCATTGACCTTAGAAGACTAAAGAGACTCTATACCGTTGATGGAAAAACTCTTAGAAAGCCGCAAAAGTTCTGCAAATACCTTGGAATTGATGAATTCAAGCTTCATAACGGCTACAAGTATGCCACTCACATCATTGATATGGAAACAGGAAATGTTCTCTGA
- a CDS encoding transposase, with product MARGKSKQVVYDFIDYVGEEWMDHVEAIGCDMNSDFEEAFEERCTHIQPVFDYFHIVKNMNEKLINEIRKDEQARLIAEGNMEAAKHLKKSKHVLCSKKATRDRKDEAAQKGIVKQKKSDLFNLPEIKAIGGWNDKFDLLIKENELLFKADLIKEKITAAYQEDHEWKMAKQIIEIIDLCNETKNEHFIWFANLLSNHFEGIIAHATIKITSSKIEGINNRIKTIRRMGYGYPDDEYFFLKIIDMSRRNPL from the coding sequence ATCGCTAGAGGAAAGTCTAAGCAGGTTGTCTATGACTTCATTGACTATGTCGGTGAGGAATGGATGGATCATGTTGAGGCCATCGGCTGTGACATGAACAGCGACTTTGAGGAAGCGTTTGAGGAAAGATGTACTCATATACAGCCTGTTTTTGACTACTTTCATATTGTAAAGAACATGAATGAAAAGCTGATCAATGAAATCAGAAAGGATGAGCAGGCACGTCTTATCGCTGAAGGAAATATGGAAGCTGCTAAGCATCTTAAGAAGTCTAAGCACGTTTTATGCTCAAAGAAGGCAACGCGTGACAGGAAGGATGAGGCTGCTCAGAAAGGCATTGTGAAGCAGAAGAAGTCAGATCTGTTTAACCTTCCAGAAATCAAGGCTATCGGTGGGTGGAACGATAAGTTTGATCTTCTTATTAAAGAAAATGAGCTGCTGTTCAAAGCTGATCTTATCAAAGAAAAGATAACAGCAGCCTATCAGGAAGATCATGAATGGAAAATGGCTAAACAGATTATTGAGATCATTGATCTATGCAATGAGACAAAGAATGAACATTTCATTTGGTTTGCTAATCTTCTTTCCAATCATTTTGAAGGTATCATAGCTCATGCAACAATCAAAATCACAAGTTCTAAAATTGAAGGAATTAACAACCGCATTAAGACAATACGTCGAATGGGTTATGGCTATCCTGATGATGAATATTTCTTCTTGAAAATCATTGATATGAGTCGAAGAAATCCGCTATAG
- a CDS encoding TIGR00266 family protein yields MRFTINGDADCPLAHISLDKGETIKIERGAMAYMANVEIVGKMNSKKKGLGGMLGAIGRSLTSGESMFITQAQGTANGGYIGVAPAIPGAIAKLEVGTNQYRLNTGAFLASDDQVNYVMKRQDLGKAFFGGTGGLFVMETEGSGDILVNAFGALVSLEVTPDTPLTIDNEHVVAWDADLDYNIEIASGTFGFTTGEGLVNTFHGQGKVLIQTRNLHSLADALSPFLPDKSSNS; encoded by the coding sequence ATGAGATTTACAATCAATGGTGATGCGGATTGCCCATTAGCGCACATCAGCTTAGACAAAGGAGAAACCATTAAAATCGAACGCGGCGCCATGGCGTATATGGCGAATGTCGAAATTGTCGGCAAGATGAATTCTAAAAAGAAAGGCTTAGGCGGCATGTTAGGCGCGATTGGCCGCAGCTTGACAAGTGGCGAAAGCATGTTTATCACCCAGGCGCAGGGGACCGCTAACGGCGGTTATATCGGCGTGGCGCCAGCTATTCCTGGGGCGATCGCCAAACTGGAAGTTGGCACTAATCAGTATCGCCTCAATACAGGCGCTTTCTTAGCTTCTGATGATCAGGTCAATTATGTCATGAAACGTCAGGACTTAGGAAAAGCGTTCTTTGGCGGCACTGGTGGTTTATTTGTTATGGAAACGGAAGGTTCAGGTGATATTTTAGTCAATGCTTTTGGCGCTTTAGTATCGTTAGAAGTGACACCAGATACGCCATTAACAATCGATAATGAACATGTCGTGGCTTGGGATGCGGATTTAGATTACAACATTGAAATTGCCTCTGGCACTTTTGGTTTCACGACGGGTGAAGGATTAGTGAATACCTTCCATGGCCAGGGCAAAGTGCTGATTCAGACACGTAACTTACATAGCTTAGCGGATGCTTTAAGTCCATTCTTACCAGATAAGTCAAGCAATAGTTAA
- a CDS encoding Wadjet anti-phage system protein JetD domain-containing protein: protein MKKKVTLDSIEKRGFTSYEEEVAYVHKQMQDGLLTPMKSSATNDRYPPLYLKYWMTTEEKQDYSDELNHLHYALDPTYYLSHQKEYEKVRSFVLALQQYLSRPHQKGKVSAREGAYEIFGYEKVFDENKHLLAHLGLSLEDLDFYETVEPIAYYTNGLFQNALIVENSSPYFTIRDLLLHHQTTFLGESFDTIIYGAGHRIESTLKEAKLSFLPYDLEKCRFYYCGDIDYEGLSIFDNARKLLPMKPFDAMYRLMLDHATNRKLTLMKEKQTQPSDDVYTCFAPDLRSRMQEVLKSGYYIPQEMINRRDLEDAS from the coding sequence ATGAAGAAAAAAGTAACTTTAGACAGTATCGAAAAACGGGGCTTTACCTCTTATGAAGAGGAAGTCGCCTATGTCCATAAACAAATGCAAGATGGCCTTCTTACGCCGATGAAAAGCAGCGCGACAAATGATCGCTATCCGCCTTTATATTTAAAATATTGGATGACAACAGAAGAAAAGCAAGATTACAGCGATGAATTAAATCATTTACATTATGCGCTTGATCCCACCTATTATTTATCTCATCAAAAAGAGTATGAAAAAGTGCGAAGTTTTGTATTAGCTTTACAACAGTATTTATCACGGCCGCACCAAAAGGGGAAAGTCAGTGCGCGCGAAGGGGCTTATGAAATTTTTGGCTATGAAAAAGTTTTCGATGAAAATAAGCATTTATTAGCACATCTAGGTTTAAGCTTAGAAGATTTAGATTTTTATGAAACAGTCGAACCGATTGCTTATTATACAAATGGATTATTTCAAAATGCTTTAATCGTGGAAAACAGCAGCCCTTATTTTACGATACGTGATTTACTTCTTCATCATCAGACCACTTTTTTAGGAGAAAGCTTTGATACGATTATTTATGGTGCTGGACACCGCATAGAATCGACGCTAAAAGAGGCAAAGCTCTCTTTTCTGCCATATGATTTAGAAAAGTGCCGTTTTTATTATTGCGGTGATATTGATTATGAAGGTTTAAGCATTTTTGACAATGCGCGTAAACTTCTGCCAATGAAGCCGTTTGATGCGATGTATCGCCTGATGCTTGATCATGCGACAAATCGCAAATTAACCTTGATGAAAGAAAAACAAACACAGCCATCAGATGATGTTTATACATGCTTTGCCCCGGATTTACGCAGCCGGATGCAAGAGGTGTTAAAAAGCGGTTATTATATTCCACAGGAAATGATCAACAGGAGGGACTTAGAAGATGCATCATGA
- a CDS encoding DUF6063 family protein codes for MNNKEIAYQALRLLTKLLVSRDKQLKKSDDPALFSLYRTESLEMREYVNSLAMENDCDVVAGEEAIYLIPHEKNFNLVYTKAELRQELKCAGNEEQYALSMVAILVLITTMYSGQSPASSRVREVIRPSFWESEITKTLTQLGETNPQMKALGEAWQAKPNAENNNEFKRTKEYLLKCVMSFLEKESLAIYREESDTLQVTERLTILVDRYLLNVNNLGRLASIMKGEYEDA; via the coding sequence ATGAATAATAAAGAAATAGCCTATCAGGCTTTACGGCTGCTCACGAAACTTTTAGTAAGCAGAGATAAACAATTGAAGAAAAGCGATGATCCGGCCTTATTTTCTCTTTATAGGACAGAGTCTTTAGAAATGCGCGAATATGTCAATAGCTTAGCGATGGAAAATGACTGTGATGTCGTTGCTGGCGAAGAAGCCATTTACCTGATTCCCCATGAAAAGAACTTTAATTTGGTTTATACCAAAGCAGAGTTACGACAGGAACTCAAGTGCGCCGGGAATGAAGAGCAGTATGCCTTATCGATGGTGGCGATCTTAGTGCTTATCACAACGATGTATAGCGGGCAGTCACCAGCGAGCAGCCGGGTGCGTGAAGTCATTAGGCCGTCTTTCTGGGAAAGTGAAATCACCAAAACACTGACCCAGTTAGGAGAGACCAATCCGCAAATGAAAGCGTTAGGGGAAGCCTGGCAAGCCAAACCGAATGCGGAAAATAATAACGAGTTTAAACGGACAAAAGAGTATTTACTTAAATGTGTAATGAGCTTTTTAGAAAAAGAATCGTTAGCGATCTATCGTGAAGAGAGTGATACTTTGCAAGTAACGGAACGCTTAACGATTTTAGTGGATCGTTATTTGTTAAATGTCAATAACTTAGGACGCTTAGCGTCGATCATGAAAGGAGAGTATGAGGATGCCTAG